A region from the bacterium genome encodes:
- the flgB gene encoding flagellar basal body rod protein FlgB, which yields MADNLIQNFLINQNTPATTLRAMLDAQAMRQRAHAQNIANAETPGYQRVRVEFEELLRDRLDGENQSLARGDERHIPPANDLEGLQAKVMREPIPDDATGVNGVNIEEEMAEMAETQIRYLAALELLRRRYNGMKEAITGQVR from the coding sequence ATGGCAGACAATCTCATCCAAAACTTTCTGATTAATCAGAATACTCCCGCCACCACGCTGCGGGCCATGCTGGATGCGCAGGCGATGCGCCAGCGCGCGCATGCGCAGAATATTGCCAATGCGGAGACTCCCGGCTATCAGAGAGTGCGCGTTGAATTTGAGGAGCTGTTGCGCGACCGGCTGGACGGCGAGAACCAGTCTCTCGCACGCGGTGATGAACGCCATATCCCGCCTGCCAACGACCTGGAAGGATTGCAGGCAAAGGTCATGCGTGAGCCAATCCCGGACGATGCCACGGGAGTGAATGGCGTCAACATTGAAGAGGAAATGGCAGAAATGGCCGAAACACAAATTCGCTATCTTGCCGCGCTTGAACTCCTGCGCCGGCGTTACAACGGCATGAAGGAAGCCATTACCGGACAAGTTCGCTAA
- a CDS encoding lamin tail domain-containing protein, producing MRIWRGLFLLSALCWVALPALAQSFGDVVFTEVMYDDTAGTDAEWVEIHNTTASTIDISGWVVGDASVYPGPGSEGVITIPAATTIAPDAYLVLSRVALPEITGEIVCTGAGSWTLGNTGDNLWLYTAATGGTLIDGSLSAQYPDETTTAGNSIEKCDENSTWTSDTTAWIQSTTVFAATGRYRNCTPGAPNSDCGGGDITPPSLTSVTVISNTQLDVLFSESVNQTVAETEANYSVDNGVGAPLSALRDGTNPALVHLTFSAMSPNSYVLTVLTVEDLNNNAANNLTGNFVITGAASNAIVITEVMYDDTAGADIEWVEIYNTTASPINISGYVLLDGPAYPPTTEGAWIVPSATTINAGQYLVLCDTAIAEFTNEVVCFDSLGAFGLNNSGDNLSLFTSFSGGTLVHGSLTVAYPDLAGGNAGNSIEVCLADVGLQWENVNWYESANVFAAAGRYRHCTPGAAPSPCVPDVTAPVLLSANVVTNSQIDAVFDENLAEVSAETVANYSVDNGIGTPTTAVLQGDGNTVRLTFAASLPANTYTLTVNNVTDVAGNPVAANSTAQFTIVPSAYDIIFTEFMPNPNFGGNADSLGEWFEIYNRGANAVNMSGWIISDANGSDTLEGNPTIPAGGYFVFCSNGDSATNGGVPENYAYRFGTTGWGLALNNSGELMTLRDAANVTVTALSYSGLPFAAGASAQLSATNLDPSNPVNWCIASTAWSGANNGDLGTPGAANICGAPAIPDTLTICQIRAQDSCGVPDWNDSLLVTYGIVTHNDSCRRNMYVESNGCAILVFGTAAQTNMIGATRLALPGDSVRLEGALDFFSGVSEFSQFALQAVTVTFISSGNPVPAPTVIAANTISQNAASCAPEANESRHVTVNNVTFDTAGVDTFAANTNYLLISGSDTIQFRVNTCDTLVGQPIPQGALNVTGVLAQFDTSGACWCQDYQLLTGRVASFVTAECGVPLEVTAYRLAGTNFVQLRWDPAAENNCGCYNVWYATTSSPVFPDDYTLLTPTPISTLVFDDDTIGGVDSKRFYVVTGVTCP from the coding sequence ATGCGAATTTGGCGTGGACTTTTCCTGCTCTCAGCACTCTGTTGGGTGGCACTGCCCGCACTGGCTCAATCCTTTGGTGATGTCGTATTCACCGAAGTCATGTACGATGACACTGCTGGCACCGATGCAGAATGGGTTGAAATTCACAACACTACCGCAAGCACCATTGACATCTCCGGATGGGTCGTCGGTGATGCAAGTGTTTATCCCGGGCCCGGCAGCGAAGGTGTCATCACCATTCCTGCAGCTACCACCATCGCACCCGACGCCTATCTTGTCCTAAGTCGTGTCGCCCTGCCCGAAATTACCGGCGAAATCGTCTGCACCGGCGCAGGGTCATGGACTCTCGGAAACACGGGCGATAACCTCTGGCTCTATACCGCCGCTACTGGTGGCACGCTCATTGACGGCTCACTCTCTGCGCAATATCCCGACGAAACAACGACCGCCGGCAACTCCATCGAGAAGTGTGACGAAAATTCCACCTGGACAAGCGACACAACCGCGTGGATTCAATCCACGACCGTCTTCGCTGCAACAGGTCGCTATCGCAATTGCACTCCCGGTGCTCCCAATTCCGATTGCGGTGGAGGGGACATCACTCCGCCCAGCCTCACCAGCGTCACCGTCATCTCAAATACTCAATTGGATGTTTTATTCAGCGAAAGCGTTAACCAGACCGTCGCTGAAACTGAAGCCAATTATTCTGTAGACAATGGCGTCGGAGCCCCGCTGTCCGCTCTTCGTGACGGTACCAATCCCGCTCTCGTGCATCTGACCTTTTCGGCCATGTCACCCAACAGCTATGTGTTAACTGTTCTTACTGTTGAAGACCTCAACAATAACGCGGCCAACAATCTGACCGGCAACTTCGTTATCACCGGCGCAGCATCCAACGCCATCGTCATCACCGAAGTCATGTATGACGACACTGCCGGCGCGGATATCGAATGGGTGGAAATCTACAATACCACCGCAAGCCCCATAAACATCAGCGGCTATGTTCTGCTGGACGGACCAGCCTACCCTCCGACGACAGAAGGGGCATGGATAGTTCCCTCCGCAACAACCATTAATGCCGGTCAATATCTCGTCCTATGTGACACTGCCATTGCCGAATTCACCAATGAAGTCGTCTGCTTTGATTCCCTGGGCGCGTTCGGTTTGAATAACAGCGGCGACAATCTTTCGCTCTTTACCTCGTTCTCAGGCGGTACTCTGGTCCACGGCTCGTTGACCGTCGCCTATCCCGACTTGGCGGGAGGAAATGCGGGCAACTCCATCGAAGTCTGCCTCGCTGATGTCGGCCTTCAATGGGAAAACGTCAATTGGTACGAATCTGCAAACGTCTTCGCTGCCGCTGGTCGTTACCGTCATTGCACTCCCGGCGCTGCGCCGTCACCCTGCGTTCCCGATGTCACTGCGCCTGTCTTGCTCTCCGCAAACGTCGTGACCAACAGTCAGATTGACGCCGTCTTTGACGAAAACCTTGCTGAAGTCTCCGCCGAGACTGTTGCAAACTACTCCGTTGACAATGGTATCGGCACTCCGACTACGGCCGTCCTTCAAGGCGACGGCAACACAGTTCGCCTCACCTTCGCGGCGTCACTCCCCGCTAACACGTACACATTGACGGTTAATAACGTCACCGATGTGGCCGGCAACCCCGTGGCGGCAAACAGCACTGCGCAATTTACCATCGTTCCCTCGGCCTACGACATCATCTTCACCGAGTTCATGCCCAACCCCAACTTCGGCGGCAATGCCGACAGTTTGGGTGAATGGTTTGAAATCTACAATCGCGGAGCAAATGCCGTTAACATGAGCGGCTGGATTATTTCCGATGCCAATGGCTCCGATACTCTCGAAGGCAACCCCACGATTCCCGCGGGCGGATACTTCGTCTTCTGTTCGAACGGTGACAGTGCCACAAACGGCGGTGTGCCTGAAAACTACGCCTATCGCTTCGGCACAACCGGCTGGGGACTCGCTCTCAATAATTCCGGCGAGCTGATGACTTTGCGGGATGCTGCAAATGTGACCGTGACCGCGCTTTCCTACAGTGGCCTGCCTTTCGCCGCAGGTGCGAGCGCTCAGCTCTCCGCCACCAACCTCGACCCCTCCAACCCCGTTAACTGGTGCATCGCCTCCACGGCATGGAGTGGTGCCAATAACGGCGACCTGGGAACTCCCGGCGCGGCGAACATCTGCGGCGCTCCGGCGATTCCCGATACGCTCACGATTTGCCAGATTCGTGCACAGGATTCGTGTGGCGTTCCTGATTGGAATGACTCCCTGCTCGTCACCTACGGAATTGTCACCCACAACGATTCCTGCCGCCGCAATATGTACGTCGAGTCCAATGGCTGCGCAATCCTTGTCTTCGGTACCGCCGCACAAACCAATATGATCGGTGCCACTCGCTTGGCCCTTCCCGGTGACTCCGTGCGTCTCGAAGGCGCGCTCGATTTCTTCTCCGGCGTGTCTGAATTCTCGCAATTCGCTTTGCAGGCCGTCACCGTGACCTTCATCTCATCCGGGAATCCTGTTCCCGCGCCGACCGTTATCGCGGCTAACACGATTTCACAAAATGCTGCCTCCTGCGCTCCGGAAGCCAATGAATCCCGTCACGTCACCGTCAACAATGTCACCTTCGACACTGCAGGTGTGGACACGTTCGCCGCAAATACCAACTATCTCCTCATTAGCGGCAGCGATACGATTCAATTCCGTGTAAACACTTGCGACACACTCGTCGGTCAGCCGATTCCGCAAGGAGCTCTGAATGTCACCGGTGTGCTTGCACAATTCGATACCTCCGGCGCGTGCTGGTGTCAGGACTATCAACTGTTGACCGGTCGCGTTGCCTCCTTCGTGACAGCCGAGTGCGGTGTACCCCTTGAAGTTACCGCCTATCGTTTGGCGGGCACGAACTTCGTACAGCTTCGTTGGGACCCTGCCGCGGAGAACAATTGCGGCTGCTACAATGTCTGGTATGCGACGACGTCTTCACCGGTCTTCCCCGATGACTATACTCTCTTGACACCGACTCCCATTTCGACGCTTGTCTTTGATGACGACACCATCGGCGGTGTGGACTCCAAACGCTTCTATGTCGTGACCGGCGTTACCTGCCCGTAA
- a CDS encoding PAS domain-containing protein: MRAFVKIIGIAVGLTGLLGGALMSMGHLKTAEGDFRELELARLKNLAASWETQLLSVRSAFRDLVLRHSVTSAVDHPAEWAGWRVENKFVQMMAEWPTGVAKPRAWVLLRSNGETHAVSGDSTGLSLALEKFAQNDAPDIMLVDRHGPARSLALQYAPPADLQNPTPGRLVALVNPNELFKIPNDPPADWVLMNGPTEAFLASNRQPKPPIGAGTWSILLSQSAGMVNMDAGTPLAFCRIHVPGMQPLLLVSEINSPSNAGSTIGALVLLTSGTAFLVFALRPRRKAEPAKSSAPLDSSDPDELKATRETVTFRQIFQAVRTPMCVADETGRIIRVNAAARELLHLSKNGQPNDNITLIGTDFRGTMKEFLVRAAESEADSVSGCWLICENDKHYFDGEIVGTRLSASAAGKGPIVLEFIENRNVAAADRTKFSQIVTSVDAFNPQPVMLLDDQGRVIECNQAALEINSKLANSPWLHEVLPTLELSNVAAIVDPVRTERFESLFGARMYEFYPVPSASGMLLYGVKKSDAQSLQIALHQAQENFNSLCGLCSEAVLLVDPRTHQIQEANLAASDLFGAVHPGLIGKQMDEFADWPWNEDNLRAAVQVTRADGQCISCSFEQDLIKVEGEPTLLVVVAQLPEAPLATAHGLADFAQSVAEQINGSLQQEPETQHPPQIPVGPGMLVVTNPTVRDVARKMLERLGHSCEVFTNLDDATVYLVRSDMRPEFVMIDMGDFDQPSEWIEMLRARCGSVPCVGLADSNADDLPDGPNALLSKPFELEDIANSLHSLELEIAVNEN, from the coding sequence ATGCGCGCATTCGTCAAAATCATCGGAATTGCAGTAGGTTTGACCGGCCTCCTCGGCGGGGCACTCATGTCCATGGGGCATCTAAAAACCGCTGAAGGTGACTTCAGAGAGCTGGAATTGGCCCGGCTTAAGAATCTCGCCGCCTCATGGGAGACACAGCTCCTGTCTGTCCGCTCCGCCTTTCGCGATCTTGTGCTTAGACATAGCGTTACGAGCGCCGTCGACCACCCGGCCGAATGGGCAGGATGGCGAGTTGAGAACAAGTTTGTCCAAATGATGGCTGAATGGCCGACAGGTGTCGCCAAGCCCCGCGCGTGGGTGTTGCTCCGCAGCAACGGCGAAACCCATGCTGTGTCTGGAGATAGCACCGGGCTGTCCCTCGCGCTGGAGAAATTTGCCCAGAATGACGCCCCGGACATCATGCTCGTTGACCGCCATGGTCCAGCACGGAGTCTCGCCTTGCAATACGCCCCTCCGGCAGACTTGCAGAATCCGACTCCCGGACGGCTCGTTGCCCTTGTGAATCCCAATGAATTGTTCAAAATTCCCAACGACCCCCCGGCTGACTGGGTTCTGATGAACGGACCCACGGAAGCATTTCTCGCATCTAACCGGCAGCCCAAACCGCCTATTGGTGCGGGTACCTGGAGTATTCTCCTCTCGCAGTCCGCCGGAATGGTGAACATGGACGCCGGCACCCCCCTCGCATTCTGCAGAATCCATGTCCCCGGAATGCAGCCGTTGCTGCTGGTATCGGAAATCAATTCACCTTCAAATGCAGGCAGCACCATCGGTGCACTTGTCCTCCTGACTTCGGGAACCGCATTTCTTGTGTTCGCACTTCGCCCCAGACGAAAGGCCGAACCTGCCAAGTCCAGCGCGCCTCTTGATTCGTCCGATCCCGATGAATTGAAAGCCACCCGCGAAACCGTCACGTTCCGTCAAATTTTTCAAGCTGTCCGGACGCCCATGTGTGTGGCTGACGAAACCGGACGTATCATCCGCGTAAATGCGGCCGCTCGCGAGCTCCTGCATCTTTCAAAAAACGGACAACCAAACGACAATATCACTCTGATTGGCACTGACTTTCGCGGCACCATGAAAGAGTTTCTCGTGCGCGCGGCAGAGTCCGAGGCGGACTCCGTCTCCGGATGCTGGCTGATTTGTGAGAATGATAAGCATTACTTCGATGGTGAAATCGTCGGCACCCGACTCTCCGCTTCCGCCGCAGGAAAAGGTCCGATTGTTCTTGAATTCATCGAAAATCGCAATGTTGCCGCTGCGGACAGAACCAAATTCTCACAAATTGTAACCAGCGTGGATGCCTTCAATCCGCAGCCCGTTATGCTTCTTGACGATCAAGGTCGCGTAATCGAATGCAATCAGGCCGCGCTCGAAATCAATTCCAAACTGGCTAATTCGCCATGGCTGCACGAAGTTCTTCCAACTCTCGAACTCTCCAATGTCGCCGCGATTGTGGACCCCGTTCGCACCGAGCGCTTTGAAAGTCTCTTCGGCGCTCGCATGTATGAATTCTACCCGGTCCCCTCGGCGAGCGGAATGCTGCTCTACGGCGTCAAGAAGTCCGATGCGCAAAGTCTGCAAATCGCTCTTCATCAGGCACAGGAGAATTTCAACTCACTTTGCGGCCTGTGCAGTGAAGCCGTCTTGCTCGTTGACCCGCGAACTCATCAAATTCAAGAAGCCAATCTCGCCGCGTCCGATCTCTTCGGTGCCGTGCACCCCGGACTCATCGGCAAGCAAATGGATGAATTCGCGGACTGGCCGTGGAATGAAGATAACCTGCGTGCCGCTGTACAAGTCACCCGCGCAGATGGACAATGCATTTCCTGCTCCTTCGAACAGGACCTGATCAAAGTCGAAGGTGAACCTACTCTCCTCGTTGTCGTTGCACAGCTCCCTGAAGCTCCGCTTGCAACAGCACACGGACTTGCCGACTTTGCACAATCCGTCGCGGAACAGATTAACGGTTCGCTTCAGCAGGAACCCGAAACACAGCACCCGCCGCAAATTCCCGTCGGGCCGGGTATGCTCGTGGTCACCAACCCGACCGTGCGCGATGTCGCACGCAAGATGCTCGAACGCCTCGGTCACTCCTGTGAAGTCTTCACGAATCTCGACGACGCCACCGTTTACTTGGTGCGCTCCGATATGCGTCCGGAATTCGTTATGATCGACATGGGTGATTTTGATCAACCCAGCGAATGGATCGAAATGCTGCGCGCGCGCTGCGGCAGCGTCCCCTGTGTCGGACTGGCCGATTCAAATGCCGATGACCTTCCCGACGGACCGAATGCTCTCCTTTCCAAACCCTTTGAACTCGAAGACATCGCAAACAGCCTGCACAGCCTTGAACTCGAAATTGCTGTCAACGAGAACTGA
- a CDS encoding T9SS type A sorting domain-containing protein: MGGKFTSLLGLLSLCALLAHADPPTVLINETYTDRGEFYHITLIEQDTSANGVYLSGIGLQQLFQAYVVKVDTAGDPIWSRQWGTTNFIYDCIWRGSSGKLVGYTTENSTPDYKIVQFNSSGTLEDQWDFGGNTRADRGSSAAYYDSSYVMVAGSVTPGDSSATDGSLVLIDNSGAVEWSRTYHESASIRRVIRHEDGDIVLYGTADSVAGRNRDFWFGVADSAGAVHISRRFGGSHVEELFDAARLNSSLTLLIGLTRSFGDSTKTDIFVLATNDNGDSLWSDVLGGSENDAGLCVRPVADRDSGFVIGGYWSEELLGTRNAFLMKYGQDFDSLWTITQYDTANASEFRDVEVDSLYRYHAAGIRNTGLPHGYYVVTSVDPSAPLQHYPNPFSLLTPEDNSFFTVDTIRFRWETTTDPDPGDQIAYALLLDTDTLFDNPQAIGPLQQPTTLITRPDDIFDRYWRVVAQDQHGNLTVCTDRHRHVRKIRPDSTRAFDLLAPPNGEPIPTPAATFMWEQAIDPDSADEQVLYCLFFQVGDSVSLIDTLYDTTATVNFTDHPFIHQSDTVQWWVVADSDYPQMTRNSTQTWTFVNWNTSVDGHDLTATEFALLPAYPNPFNATVNLRFALARGGDSELRVYDVTGRETATLVSGYYEPGEHVVQWDGSGAASGVYFARLVQGGNVAMQKLLMIK; encoded by the coding sequence ATGGGAGGAAAGTTCACGAGTCTGTTGGGTCTGCTGAGTTTGTGTGCCTTGTTGGCTCACGCGGATCCGCCGACCGTGCTAATCAACGAGACGTACACAGACCGCGGGGAGTTTTACCACATCACATTAATCGAACAGGACACTTCAGCGAATGGGGTGTATCTTTCGGGTATCGGATTGCAGCAGCTTTTTCAAGCCTATGTGGTAAAGGTTGACACAGCGGGCGATCCTATTTGGTCACGTCAGTGGGGGACAACAAATTTCATTTATGACTGCATATGGCGCGGCTCGAGCGGCAAGCTGGTCGGTTACACGACGGAGAACAGCACGCCGGATTACAAGATCGTGCAGTTCAACTCGAGCGGAACGCTTGAGGATCAATGGGACTTTGGCGGAAATACGCGAGCAGACAGGGGCAGCTCGGCAGCTTATTATGACAGCAGTTACGTGATGGTTGCGGGCTCGGTGACTCCGGGGGATTCGAGTGCCACGGATGGCAGCCTTGTTCTCATTGACAATTCTGGTGCAGTGGAATGGTCAAGAACCTATCACGAGTCGGCTTCGATCCGGCGGGTGATTCGCCATGAAGACGGCGACATTGTGCTTTACGGGACTGCGGACAGCGTCGCAGGGCGCAACAGAGATTTCTGGTTTGGAGTGGCGGATTCAGCCGGAGCGGTACATATATCGCGCCGATTCGGCGGAAGTCATGTGGAGGAGTTATTTGACGCCGCGCGTCTGAACAGCTCACTGACGCTGCTAATTGGTTTGACAAGGTCTTTTGGAGACAGCACGAAGACAGACATTTTTGTGCTGGCGACTAATGATAACGGGGATAGTCTGTGGTCTGACGTTCTCGGCGGCAGTGAGAACGATGCCGGGCTTTGTGTTCGTCCTGTCGCGGACAGGGATAGCGGATTTGTCATCGGGGGATATTGGTCGGAAGAGCTATTGGGGACACGCAATGCCTTTCTGATGAAGTACGGTCAGGATTTTGACAGTCTTTGGACTATTACTCAATACGACACGGCGAATGCGTCAGAGTTCAGGGATGTTGAAGTAGACAGTTTGTACCGCTATCACGCGGCGGGTATTCGCAATACGGGTTTGCCTCACGGGTATTATGTTGTAACCAGTGTTGATCCGTCTGCGCCGCTGCAGCATTATCCAAATCCATTTTCATTGTTGACGCCGGAGGATAACAGCTTCTTCACGGTGGATACGATCCGGTTTCGCTGGGAGACAACGACCGACCCTGATCCGGGCGACCAGATCGCTTACGCGCTCTTGCTGGACACGGATACGTTGTTTGACAATCCACAGGCAATCGGGCCGCTGCAGCAACCGACGACTTTGATAACGCGGCCTGACGACATCTTTGATCGCTATTGGCGAGTGGTGGCGCAGGATCAGCACGGGAATTTGACGGTTTGTACAGACAGGCATCGCCATGTGCGGAAGATCAGACCGGACTCGACCCGGGCGTTTGACTTGCTTGCACCACCGAATGGTGAACCAATTCCGACTCCTGCGGCGACGTTCATGTGGGAGCAGGCCATTGATCCGGACAGCGCGGACGAGCAGGTGCTATATTGCCTGTTTTTCCAAGTGGGTGACTCCGTATCCCTGATAGACACGCTGTATGACACCACGGCAACGGTGAACTTCACGGATCATCCGTTTATTCATCAAAGCGATACGGTTCAGTGGTGGGTTGTGGCGGACAGCGACTATCCTCAAATGACTCGCAATTCAACGCAGACGTGGACGTTCGTGAATTGGAACACATCGGTGGACGGGCATGATTTGACTGCGACTGAGTTTGCGCTTTTGCCCGCGTATCCCAATCCGTTCAACGCAACGGTGAACTTGAGGTTCGCGCTGGCGCGCGGCGGGGATTCAGAGCTGCGAGTTTACGATGTAACCGGAAGGGAAACGGCAACGCTGGTCAGCGGCTACTACGAGCCGGGTGAGCATGTCGTGCAATGGGACGGCAGCGGCGCAGCTTCGGGAGTATACTTTGCGAGGTTAGTTCAGGGTGGGAACGTGGCGATGCAGAAATTGTTGATGATAAAGTGA
- a CDS encoding VCBS repeat-containing protein has product MFLLLILFAGVTAHGQNFSARVLARDMGQAIDVSAHDYDYDGDIDLTVSTLSPGNVFYFDRRPDSLVRYEAYIAGGSGRQITSGDFDSDGDLDVAFASHGEDRLILLRNSPQNPPASRFQLSVLVEESGGPFAVLAGDFSDDGVTDLIATEVGTERVRLFRQIAGNLEDIWQNAFPGSFDPLGVALSDLENDGVKEILVAVGSNDGGLYSMRRTQIGTYTLTEEIEDVYLAAIAAGDLDNDGNVDVVGCDFSSDILRRWEKTATGWTRTQLPSGMNNPRDVVIEDFDSDGLADVAATGQGIQGAGGGVTWWRQTSTGTFVAQVLNSESGFYGLEPVDYDRDGDIDLLAANAELEQIIMFENRMGTPTRIIGHVTAERSGEPVAGVRVTAEETGVSDLTDENGRFELGMIEGVFTLLFEHSCWATTVVQSVPTFADDTTTTDATMRRPVIELPVTSLNLFVQNEQPSTYELLIGNSGDAPLTVSAEVTDARPNISWVTVAPSQLEIAAGGDGVFEVTFTPDTSNDRDYEILGTLRLHTNSCPDTLVEMALSIVVLDAPDATGNLLPNETRLAAAYPNPFNPSVTLPIEIANAGSYSLRIYDMLGREAARLYEGRFEPGRFAVEWHANGAASGKYVAVLQSDGGIRYETSLILIK; this is encoded by the coding sequence ATGTTTTTGCTACTGATACTCTTCGCGGGGGTAACCGCGCATGGGCAGAATTTCTCGGCGCGCGTGCTGGCACGAGATATGGGTCAAGCGATAGACGTTTCCGCGCACGATTACGATTACGACGGGGATATTGACCTTACAGTTTCGACATTGAGTCCGGGTAATGTTTTCTACTTTGACCGGAGACCTGACAGCCTTGTTCGGTATGAGGCGTATATCGCGGGAGGATCGGGAAGACAGATTACATCGGGTGATTTTGACAGTGACGGAGACCTTGACGTTGCCTTTGCTTCGCATGGAGAAGACCGGTTGATACTGCTGCGAAACAGTCCTCAGAATCCTCCGGCGAGCCGGTTTCAGTTGTCAGTGCTGGTCGAAGAGTCGGGAGGGCCATTTGCTGTGCTGGCGGGTGATTTTTCCGATGACGGCGTAACGGATTTGATTGCCACGGAAGTTGGAACAGAGCGTGTACGACTTTTCAGGCAAATTGCAGGGAATCTGGAAGATATCTGGCAGAACGCGTTCCCGGGATCGTTTGATCCGCTTGGGGTGGCGCTTTCAGATCTTGAGAATGACGGTGTAAAGGAGATTCTTGTCGCGGTGGGGTCGAATGACGGTGGATTGTACTCGATGAGGCGAACGCAAATCGGGACATACACACTGACTGAAGAGATAGAGGATGTCTATCTTGCGGCAATCGCCGCGGGCGACCTTGACAACGATGGGAATGTGGACGTTGTGGGATGCGATTTTTCGAGCGATATACTTCGGCGATGGGAAAAGACGGCGACCGGATGGACACGGACACAATTGCCGAGCGGTATGAACAATCCTCGTGACGTCGTCATTGAAGACTTTGACTCAGACGGTTTGGCAGACGTTGCGGCGACTGGACAGGGGATTCAAGGCGCGGGCGGCGGTGTAACGTGGTGGCGTCAGACATCGACCGGGACATTTGTCGCACAAGTGTTAAATTCCGAGTCGGGATTTTACGGACTTGAGCCGGTGGATTACGACCGGGATGGTGATATTGACTTACTGGCTGCGAACGCGGAACTCGAGCAGATTATCATGTTTGAGAACCGCATGGGTACTCCGACGCGAATCATCGGTCATGTTACCGCGGAGCGCAGCGGCGAGCCTGTTGCAGGAGTTCGTGTGACCGCGGAGGAAACAGGTGTCTCTGACTTGACTGACGAGAACGGCCGCTTTGAACTGGGCATGATAGAGGGCGTTTTCACGCTATTGTTCGAGCATTCATGTTGGGCAACGACAGTTGTGCAATCGGTACCAACGTTCGCGGATGACACAACGACGACTGACGCAACCATGCGCCGTCCGGTGATAGAGCTTCCGGTGACATCGCTGAATTTGTTCGTGCAGAACGAACAGCCGTCGACGTATGAATTGCTGATCGGCAACTCAGGCGACGCGCCGCTGACGGTTTCGGCGGAAGTAACCGACGCTCGTCCTAACATCTCCTGGGTGACGGTGGCACCGTCGCAGCTCGAAATTGCCGCCGGCGGAGATGGCGTGTTCGAAGTGACATTTACTCCGGACACAAGCAACGACCGCGACTACGAAATACTCGGCACACTTCGGCTGCACACCAATTCCTGTCCTGACACGCTGGTGGAAATGGCACTATCCATAGTCGTGCTTGACGCACCCGACGCGACGGGCAATTTACTTCCCAATGAGACTCGGTTAGCGGCGGCCTATCCGAATCCTTTCAATCCGAGCGTGACTCTGCCAATTGAGATCGCAAATGCAGGGAGCTACTCGCTGCGAATCTATGACATGCTGGGGCGGGAAGCGGCGCGATTGTATGAGGGAAGATTTGAGCCGGGCAGGTTTGCGGTGGAGTGGCACGCGAACGGCGCGGCGAGCGGGAAATATGTTGCCGTGCTGCAATCGGACGGCGGCATACGCTATGAGACTTCGTTGATATTGATCAAGTAA
- the pdxS gene encoding pyridoxal 5'-phosphate synthase lyase subunit PdxS translates to MSATGTFATKVGLAEMLKGGVIMDVTNAEQARIAEKAGACAVMALERVPADIRRDGGVARMSDVAVIREIQDAVSIPVMAKCRIGHFAEAQVLEALEIDFIDESEVLTPADEQFHVDKHKFKAPFVCGCRNLGEALRRIAEGAAMIRTKGEAGTGNIVEAVRHMRSVMSDIRKVKLMGNEELVNFGKEIGAPFELLKQVRELGKLPVPNFAAGGIATPADASLMMQLGAEAVFVGSGIFKSDDPAARAEAIVIATTHYMDPQVLVRVSTGLRGAMSGMDVRSMPESELLSTRGW, encoded by the coding sequence ATGAGTGCAACGGGGACATTTGCAACAAAGGTTGGGCTAGCCGAGATGCTCAAGGGCGGCGTCATCATGGATGTCACAAATGCCGAGCAGGCGCGGATAGCCGAGAAGGCGGGAGCATGCGCGGTGATGGCACTGGAGCGCGTTCCGGCAGACATTCGCCGAGACGGCGGAGTTGCGCGGATGTCAGACGTGGCAGTAATACGTGAGATCCAGGATGCGGTGTCGATTCCGGTGATGGCGAAGTGCCGAATAGGCCATTTCGCTGAAGCACAGGTTTTGGAAGCGCTGGAGATAGATTTTATCGATGAGAGCGAAGTATTGACACCTGCTGACGAGCAGTTTCACGTGGACAAGCACAAGTTCAAGGCTCCGTTTGTGTGCGGCTGCCGGAATTTGGGTGAGGCCCTGAGACGAATTGCGGAAGGTGCGGCAATGATTCGGACAAAAGGTGAGGCGGGCACGGGCAATATCGTGGAAGCGGTGCGGCATATGCGCTCGGTGATGAGCGATATTCGCAAAGTGAAGCTGATGGGCAATGAGGAGCTTGTCAATTTCGGCAAGGAGATCGGCGCGCCGTTTGAGCTATTGAAGCAGGTGAGAGAGCTTGGCAAGTTGCCGGTACCGAATTTTGCGGCAGGCGGAATTGCCACTCCGGCAGACGCATCACTGATGATGCAACTCGGTGCGGAAGCGGTGTTTGTGGGATCAGGAATCTTCAAGAGCGACGATCCGGCGGCGCGCGCTGAGGCGATTGTCATTGCGACGACGCACTATATGGATCCGCAAGTACTGGTCAGAGTCTCGACGGGGTTGCGGGGCGCAATGAGCGGTATGGACGTGCGTTCGATGCCGGAATCGGAATTGCTATCGACTCGCGGATGGTAG